A region of Lagenorhynchus albirostris chromosome 20, mLagAlb1.1, whole genome shotgun sequence DNA encodes the following proteins:
- the ST6GALNAC1 gene encoding LOW QUALITY PROTEIN: alpha-N-acetylgalactosaminide alpha-2,6-sialyltransferase 1 (The sequence of the model RefSeq protein was modified relative to this genomic sequence to represent the inferred CDS: inserted 1 base in 1 codon; deleted 4 bases in 3 codons; substituted 1 base at 1 genomic stop codon): MESWGNQHRENIKERSPELLQKATSQAPTYWKQDNHPRGVSEGTSMRDTPPEATANTAGEGRGAEAGKASPKKPGRAPSTARMAATETQASKDAVGDTLPPRAQVEGVASGWTEAPSLNSQDPRTTKGRDQSARPTAKRMVPTKLQGNAAATARTPLPENQAGVQTPAGAGPMGKESEEPPERLSHPRKEPRPPASSAPLQSPTTQRGQRLRAANFKSEPHWDFEXKYSLEVSGLQTTCPDSVKIKASKSPRLQNPFLPNVTLFLDSRHFDQSEWGRLGHFAPPFGFMELNFLVQKVVPCFPHPAPQQQLLLASLPAGSSRCITCAVVGNGGILNNSQVGPEIDGHDXLFRLSGAVIKGYKQDVGTRTSFYGFTAFSLAQSLLILGNRGFRHVPLGKAKAPGSFLGSSAVGPIPVAAPRPAPIREEQGRAESR, from the exons ATGGAGAGCTGGGG GAATCAGCATCGAGAGAACATTAAGGAAAGGTCTCCAGAGTTGCTGCAAAAGGCTACGTCCCAGGCACCCACCTACTGGAAGCAGGACAACCACCCACGTGGAGTCAGTGAGGGGACCAGCATGCGGGACACACCGCCCGAGGCCACAGCCAACACAGCTGGAGAGGGCAGAGGAGCGGAGGCTGGCAAGGCCAGT CCGAAGAAGCCAGGCAGAGCACCCAGCACAGCCAGGATGGCAGCAACAGAGACACAGGCGAGCAAGGACGCCGTGGGGGACACACTGCCCCCGAGAGCTCAAGTCGAGGGGGTGGCCTCTGGCTGGACAGAGGCACCGTCGCTGAACAGTCAGGACCCGAGGACGACC AAGGGTCGGGACCAGAGCGCGAGGCCGACGGCCAAAAGGATGGTGCCCACGAAGCTGCAGGGCAACGCAGCCGCCACAGCAAGGACACCCCTTCCAGAAAATCAGGCTGGGGTGCAGACCCCTGCGGGAGCGGGGCCAATGGGAAAGGAGTCAGAGGAACCACCAGAGAGGCTGTCCCACCCAAGAAAAGAGCCCAGGCCACCCGCGTCCTCAGCCCCTCTCCAGAGCCCCACCACCCAGAGAGGCCAGAGATTGCGGGCCGCCAACTTCAAGTCTGAGCCGCACTGGGATTTTG GAAAATACAGCCTGGAGGTGAGCGGCCTCCAGAC GACCTGCCCTGACTCAGTGAAGATCAAAGCCTCCAAGTCACCCCGGCTCCAGAATCCCTTTCTGCCCAACGTCACCCTCTTCCTGGACTCCAGACACTTCGACCAGAGCGAGTGGGGTCGCCTGGGGCACTTCGCTCCACCCTTCGGCTTCATGGAGCTCAATTTCT TGGTGCAGAAGGTCGTGCCCTGCTTCCCC CACCCGGCGCCCCAGCAGCAGCTGCTCCTGGCCAGCCTCCCTGCTGGGAGCTCCCGGTGCATCACCTGTGCCGTGGTGGGCAACGGGGGCATCCTGAACAACTCCCAAGTGGGCCCAGAGATAGACGGCCATGACTAATTGTTCCG ACTGAGTGGAGCTGTCATTAAGGGCTACAAACAGGATGTGGGTACTCGGACGTCCTTCTACGGCTTTACTGCCTTCTCCCTGGCCCAGTCACTCCTTATACTGGGCAATCGGGGTTTCCGGCATGTGCCTCTGGGAAAGGCGA